Genomic window (Sulfurovum sp. NBC37-1):
TTCTATTTTTCTGTCGATCTCCGCTTCATTGATCTTCTTGGTCTTCTTCGGAGCCTTCTGCAAAAAGTCCAGCTTGGGAAGTTTAAAGTTCTTCGGCTTTGCCACCTTCCCCTTCTCTATCTGATCAAGCAGCTTTGAATTCTCCTCCAGTTCCTCTACGATCTCCACACCTGTCTTGCTGCTGGCTGCCGGACGCTTTTCATTTTTATTTGTCAGTTCCAACGCCTCTTTGGCCTCATGTTCAAGCTCGAGTACCTCATTGAGAACAGGATCGTCTATCTCGTCAACATCTTTGACCACCCTCTCTTTGGGTTTGGGCAGTGTTTTGCTCTTCGTCGCTGTCTTTCTCGGCTTACGGGTTCTTTTGGGCTTCTCTTCGATTACATCGATGATCGGCATCATCTCATCCTCGAGTTTCGGAGAGGAGAAGGGGTTGGTGAAGATCACTCTAAAGAACTTTTTCAATCCGCTGCCAATAGGTTTAAGCACATCTCCAAGCGAACGGCTTTTCTCTTTTTTCCTACCACGTTTTTCTTTTCTTTCCGGCAAAAGCGATCTCCAGGAGAAGTCATCTTCCAGTATGAAGACTAGAGAAAGCGTCATGACCATCAGCCAGAGCAGCCAGAGCCCCGCCTTACCGATCAGCGGAGAGAGAAAAGCAACGATCTGTGTACCGATGAAACCGATATTCTTGCTTTCAAGTACCAGGGATTCGAATAGAACAACACCTATAAAAAGGAGGATCCATCCCAGATAGAAGTCGATCTCTTTTCTCACCTTGGGCTGAGTATAGAGTTTATAGAGCGGATAAAAAAGTATGATGATATTGACATAGGCAAAATAACCGAAAAGATGCAGGTTCGTATCACCTACGAGCTTTCCTATATTCCCAACCAATGCCGTCTCATGAAAAAGTGTAGAAAAAGCGCCATACATGAACAGTATAGCCGTAATGATAATAGCAATTTTCACTCGTTGTCCTAATTTGTTATAGTTTCATATTAATTAATGAAGATATTATAACGTATAAACTTTAGGCATCTATGAAAAAATGGCAAATTGTCATAAAAGCTTGTTTTTTAAGATACCCTAAACAGTATTTAAGCGATGCGGGGGTAGAATTCTTTCTACATTTCAGGATGTACATGCCGCAGTGATGGAACTGGTAGACTTGGTAGACTCAAAATCTTCTGCCTTCGGGCGTGGCGGTTCGAATCCGCCCTGCGGTACCACCTAATGTTATTTAGCCTGTCTGGTTTCAGACAAACTCTTTTGCGGGAGTAGCTCAGTTGGCTAGAGCGTCAGCCTTCCAAGCTGAGGGTCGCGGGTTCGAGTCCCGTCTCCCGCTCCACTTTAACGACACATGGATATATGCGGGCGTAGCTCAGCGGTAGAGCATAACCTTGCCAAGGTTAGGGTCGACGGTTCGATCCCGTTCGCCCGCTCCATGATTTCTCTTACTTTTTAATTTTTTCATTTACCAATTAAGAATATCTGTTAATCCTTTATTACCCTCTATTAACTCCCATCAGTTATACTTCTCGTATGAAAGGTGACAAACTCTTTCAGGAGATTTTGTTTTACTCCTTGTCCAAAATTGTAAACTTCCTTGTTTATCTCTTGGAGAGTCATCTTTTAAGACCAAAGAGCCGCCCTCCCCTTACTTCATTGTAAACTTCCTTGTTTTAGGCTCTTTGGTTTCCCGCTATCTTAATTCTTACAATCTTTTGATATAATCATTATTATTAAACATCATAAAAATTTTAAGGTACTTTCATTTGAAACTTGTTGTAGCCATTACCGGTGCGAGCGGTGTTGCATTGGGAAAAAAATTTGTCGACTATCTGCCTGAGGACATCGATGCGCATGTGGTAGTCTCGGACAATGCCTTTACCGTTGAATCTTTCGAGAACAAGAAAGTGACACTACACGCTTCCGGTGACATTGCCGCCTCCATCTCAAGCGGTTCTTTCAAAGTTGATGCAACAGCCATCATTCCCTGCAGTATGAACACCCTTGCCAAGATCGCCTGCGGGATCAGCGACAACCTGACCACCCGCGTTGCAGCCGTCGCCCTCAAAGAACAGAAGAAACTCCTGCTCGCCCCCAGAGAATTGCCCTTCTCTGCTATCGCCCTGGAAAATATGCAAAAACTGGCAAGTCTCGGCGTTATCATCGCCCCGCCGGTCATGGGATACTACTCCGATGCCTCTTCACTCGAAGAGATGGAGAAGTTCATCATAGGCAAATGGTATGACGTACTCGGCATTCCCAACGAGCTGTATACCCGTTGGAAGTGAAGAATTAAGAATGAAGAGTGAAGAGTTGTGGTATGCTTTTCTATCCGAAAAGCTTTTATACTTACTAGAGAGCAAAATGAACTTTTACCTATATAATCAAAGCATTGCAAAGCAATGCAAACCGGCACTCATCACTCATCACTCATCACTCATCACTGCTCTTCTCACAGGGAAATCCCTGTGAGAAGAGCAATATACCCCGGAACCTTCGACCCCATCACCAACGGCCACCTGGACATCATCAAGAGAGCCTGCAATATGTTCGATGAGATAGTCGTGGCTGTAGCGGCTTCGGAAGCGAAGAAACCCATGTTCTCTTTGGAGCAGCGCATTCAGATGGCACAGGCTTCGACCAGGGACTTCCCGAAGATCACGGTCATCGGTTTTGACAAACTCCTGGTCGATCTCTCCGATGATCTCGATGCAAATATCGTGGTCAGAGGCCTGAGAGCCGTCAGTGACTTCGAGTATGAACTACAGATGGGATATGCCAATGCCTCCCTCAAGAAAGAACTTGAGACTATCTACCTCATGCCGAGCCTGCAGCATGCCTTTGTAAGCTCCTCTGTTGTACGTGCCATTCTAACCTATGACGGGAAAGTGGACCATCTTCTGTCTGAAGCCACGTACAGGATGATACAGGAGTACCGAAAATAATGTATATACTCTTTGAAGGTATCGATACATGCGGGAAAAGCACCCAGATGGAACTGCTCACACAAAAACATCCCGGTATTATCACTACACATGAACCCGGAGGTACGGCATTTGGACAACAAGCAAGAGAGATTCTCCTCAGTGATTCGCTCCGCTCCAAAAGGGCTGAGCTTCTTCTTTTTCTGGCTGACAGGGCAGAACATTATGAAGAGGTGGTAGAACCGAACCATGACAAGATAGTGGTCTCGGACCGGGGTTTCGTTTCAGGTATAGGCTATGCGCTTGCTAACGGAGATTTCGACTTCGATGAGCTGGTAGCCCTTAACAGGTTTGCCCTCAAAGATCATTTCCCCGACCGTATCATTCTTTTTATGACAGATATGGAAACGCTGAAGCAGCGGATCTCAGAGAAAGAGCTGGACGGCATAGAGCTGCGCGGGCTTGAGTATCTGCTGAGAGTGCAGGAGCATATGAAAGAAAGTATTCTTAAACTTGGGATCCCCCACCTCTTCATTGATGCGACGGATAGTATCGAGAATATCCATCAATCCATTCTTACCTACTTGAAGGTATAATTCGTCAATTATTTTACAGGGGGTGGATAATTCCACCCTACGCGATATAAATTTTGTGTTTTAAAGGACACCTTATGATCAACCCTTTACGCGGTATGAAAGACTTGACCTTTGATGAGGCTCAGCGTTTTGTACACATTGTCAAGACAGCCATTACCATAGCAAAACGTTACGGCTACAGCTACATTGAAACACCTATTCTCGAAGAGACGGCACTTTTCAAACGTTCCGTGGGTGACAGTTCCGACATCGTCAGCAAAGAGATGTACCAGTTCGAGGATAAGGGAGGCAATGATGTCTGTATGCGCCCCGAAGGGACTGCCGGTGTTGTACGTGCCTTTATCTCTGCAAAACTCGACCGTCAGCCTGTCAAACAGAAGTTCTACTACTACGGACCGATGTTTCGTTACGAAAGGCCGCAGAAAGGACGTTTAAGGGAGTTCCACCAGTTCGGCTGCGAAAGTTTCGGAGAGGCATCTGTCTATGAAGACTTTACCATTATCATCATGATCAGCCAGATCTTCCAAGCACTGGGGATCGGCTTCGAACTAAAGATCAACTCTCTGGGCTGCCCGGAATGTATGCCTCCCTATAGACAGAACCTTGTCGGCTTCCTGACAGAGATCAGCGAAGATCTCTGTACGGATTGTAACCGGAGGATCGGAATGAACCCCATCCGTGTGCTTGACTGTAAGAATGAAGCATGTCAGTCTCTTTTGAAACAGTCACCCAAACTCATCGAAAATCTCTGTGAGCATTGTGATACCGATTTCAAAAAACTGACTGTCCTGCTCGATGATGCAGGAATTGCTTATGAGGTCGATACCAACCTCGTCAGAGGTCTGGACTACTACAACAAGACCGCTTTTGAATTCGTCAGCAATGAGATCGGTTCCCAGTCAGCTATAGCCGGCGGCGGACGTTACGACAAACTGGTAGAGTACCTTGACGGAAAACCTACACCGGCTGTAGGATTCGCTATAGGTATCGAACGGATCATGGAGTTGGTACAGATGCCGGAAACGAAGAAAGAAGGCTATTACATGGGTGCGATGATACCTGAAGCCATTGAAAAGATCATCATGCTCGGCAACCGAAAACGTGCAACAGACAAAGTGACGGTCGAGTACAGTTCAAAAGGGTTCAAAAGCCATATGAAAGGGGTGGACAAGGCCAATGCACGTTACGCACTGCTGATCGGTGAAGATGAGCTAAAGAACGGTACGGTCTGGCTCAAAGACCTTGAAACAAAAGAGGAAAAAAGTATCTTACTCTCAGAAGTGTAAACCCGATCAGCAGAGCCAGAGCCTTCCGCTTCCTTGGTGAAAACAATAGGGCACCTTCAGTACCATTAAGCTAAGGGTTGTCGGAAGTGAAGAGTTTACTCTCACCTCTATGTTTGGTGGGACTAAAGTCTCCACTTCCAAATAAATATATGCTTAGCTTAATGGCATTGTAGGGTACCTCTAATAACCCCAGATGCTCATAATGGGTTTTTGGAGGTGCCCAATATTTATCGCAGCCAGTTGACAAGATCATGGCTCAGTTTTGCCATGATGCGGTTGGTTGCTTCCATGTACCCCTTGGCATCGGTCGTAGGTGTGGCTTCCCGGTAACTGAATCTTCTTGCCTTTACCAGCTTTCCTGTTTCGGCATTTATCAAAGTGAACTGTATGGAAGCAACAGCATACGAAGCCTCGCCTCTTACATGATGGGAAAAGTCAAAAACGATGGCTTCAAGACGCAGATTCTCATCTAAATCTGAAGTATAGGGGACGACCACTTTAAAGAGTCTGGCCTGGGAAAGGGTCTGAATGATATTGCCCTGAAGCAGTCTGCCCACATCGTTAGCCCAGCGTGAATTCAGGTATGTCCCTCTGTCGGTTAGAGAATAGGAGTAATGCATCTCATCACCCAGCTTTTCATTTACGGCCACAGGATAGGAGACTTTGAGTATCTTGTTACGATATTGAGCTGAAGCAACCGGTGTGATTGAAGGAGTTGCCAATGCATATACCTTCATCACAGGTGCCTCTTTGAAGCTGCATCCGCTCAAGAGCAAAGCCCCCAATAGCAATACGATTTTCATTCTCCCGGCCCCCTTCTGTGTTTTCTTGATTTGAACAGTACATTACTCGGACTCTGCTGCAGTTCACGTGTCAGGTCTGTCAGCTGTTCTGTGAGTATACCGATATCCACAAGCATCGGTTGAAAGGTCTCTTTGATATTGTAATCTCCCCTGTTGAGACTTTTTTCTGCTTCCATTGTGAAACGGTTGAAATTTTTCGTCGCATTCTGTAGTGCTTTCAGCGCAGGCAGTGTATTATCGGTAATACGTGCAAAATTACTGCTTGCAGAATGAATGTCATCATTGAGCTTGACTACAGCATCTCTGTAGACCTGCATGGTCGTATTGAATTCATCGAGTGTATCGACGACTCTGGCAGTCATTTTATCTGTATTTTCAAGAATACTATCAAAAGTTTCAATATTCTCATCACTCAGCAGTTTTTCCGCTTTTTCTAAAAGATCGGTCAGGTTCTCTGCCATACTTCCAATCCCTTTACTGGTTTTATCAAACCAGGAAGGCGTTGTCTTGATAACCGGTATCTCACCGTTCTCCGACTTCAAGAGTTTCGACTTATTCGTCCCACCATCGATCTCAATGGCCAAAAGCCCGGTAATACCGAGCATCTCCGTATGCGCGGTCATATCCTCTTTGATAGGTACATCCGAGCGTATCTTTAAAAAAACTTCTATCTGCTCTATATTGTCAGGGTTGATACGTATTTCACTGACACGTCCCACATCCACACCCCTGAGTCTTACTGTCGAGTCCTTCGAGAGTCCGGAGACAGACTCTGTCATCTGAAGCTTGTAAAGATTATATTCATTTTTGATACCGTATTTGGCAAGCCAGAAGGTAAAGGCCACAAGCCCTGCGCCAAAGAGCAGTACAAATATACCGACAATCGTGTAGTTGACTCTGCTATACATCTTCCACCTTGTTCTTCTCTAACTTGTCCACATACTTTTGTTTAGTATACTCATTTTTAAAAAAATCTTCAACAAAAGGATGTTGAGATTGTAACACATTTTCCAAAGTTCCTTCTGCTACGACATGTTGGTCAGCCAAAATAGCCATCCTGTCCACAATGCTGAAAATACTGTCAAGATCATGTGTGATCATCACGACTGTGATCCCCAGCATATCACGCAGTTCGACAATGAGGGCATCGAAGTTACGTGCACCAACCGGGTCAAGTCCCGAAGTGGGCTCATCGAGGAAAAGCAGTTTGGGCTCCATCGCCAAAGCCCTTGCCAGCGCAGCCCTTTTAATCATACCGCCGCTGAGTTCGGAAGGATAGAGAGCGCCGACATGTTCATCCAGCCCCACCAACGCGATCTTGGAACGTACCAGTTTGTCACGCATCGCTTTACTGATCTTCGTATACTCTTTGAGCTGTACCTCAATATTCTCGGCAATGGTCATAGAAGAGTAAAGCGCACCGAACTGGAACAGCACTCCCCATTCCCTCCGAAGCTGCTGCGCATCTGAGTATGTGATGCCGTTGAGACGTTTTCCCAGTACGGTCACTTCACCGGCATTAGGTTCAAGCAGCATGATCATCTCTTTCATCAAAACCGATTTTCCCGCACCACTCTCCCCAAGAATGGCAAAGATCTCATTCTCTCTGATCTGCAGCGACACTCCGTCATGTACGGTACGTGACCCAAAACGCGTGACAATGTCTTTGACTTCAATGACCACATTTCCCTGATTCATAGGTTAAGCTCCGTATAGATAACAGAGAAGAGTGCGTCAAAGGCAATGACAAGAAAGATGGAATTGACCACGGAGGCAGTGGTCTGCAAACCGAGACTCTCGGTATTGTCCGAAACCTGGAAGCCTCTGAAACAGCCTATTGCAGCGATGACAAAGGCAAAGACAGGCCCCTTGATCATCCCCAGAATATAGTGTTTGACCTCCAGCACTTCATTGAGTCTGTCCACGAACTGTGCCATAGAGATGTTCAGTTCCATCTGCGAAGCGACCATACCTCCGAATATCCCCATGATATCCGAAAAGAATATCAACAGAGGCAGAGCAACGATCAGGGCGAAGATGCGCGGCATTACAAGAAAATTGTACGGATCAAATCCCATGGTACGCATCGCAGCGATCTCTTCTGTGATCTTCATGGCTCCGATCTCAGCCGTATAGGCAGAGCCACTACGTCCCGCTATGACTATCGCTGTCATCAAGGGACCAAGTTCACGTACCATGGAGATACCTACCGTATCGACGATGAAGATATCTGCACCGAACTTCGCCAACTGCACCGCTCCCTGATAGGCGATAACCATTCCCACAAGAAAAGAGGTCAACCCGATGATCATCAGGGCATTGAAACCAGAGTGGTGGATATGATAAACCATCTCCTTGATACGAATATTCCTGGGATGGAACAGTACATTAAACAGTGTGAAAAAGAGATGCCCCAGAAACGTAATGAGATCTTTGATATCTCCCAGGACTACCAGAGTACTTTTACCAAGCTCTTCAAAGAAACTCGTTTTACGTTCCGGGACCTTTTCGATCATATGCTTCCTGAGCAGATCATACATCTCTTTCTGGCTCTCAGAGTATCCAACAAGCTCAACAGCATTTTTTTGCTTCAGTTTGTCATAATATTCCATGAAGAGCAGCACACCCGCGCTGTCAAAGGCTTCCACTCCGGAAAGATCCCAGAGCACACTCTTTCCCATAGGGATTCCCTTCAACTCTTTTTCAATCTCGGGTACGGTAGCGAGTGTCCACTCCCCCTTCGATACGATCCTGATCTGCTGCGGGTCTTCCCTGCAGGTTACATACTCCCTGTTCATATGCTTATTATAGGTAAGATTAGATTAAGTTTTGCTATAATTACGCCAAGTTAACTCAGGGAGCAGCATGATGAAAAATTTTGGTCTGAATATCTGGGGTGATGAGAACTTCATTATCAAAGAGGATACCGTCAACATCAACCATGCCGACCAGCCCTCATTGCTTCAGATCACTCAGGAGATCAGAGAAAAAGGCTACAAAGGCCCTCTGCTCCTGCGCTTTCCCCACCTGATCAAAAAACAGATCTCCACACTTTTTTCCACCTTTGAAGAGGCAAAAAAGGAGTTCGGCTATCAGGGAAATTTCCACGCAGTCTTCCCCCTGAAGGTCAACCAGTTCCCCAATTTCATCCATGCACTCATCGACGTCTCGCAGCAGTACGATTACGGTCTGGAAGCAGGCAGCAAGGCGGAACTGATCATCGCCATTACCAAAACCCCTCTGGGCGCTCCCATTACCGTGAACGGGTTCAAAGACAAAGAGATGATCTCTCTGTGTTTCATCGCTGCGAAAATGGGCCACAACATCACCGTGACCATAGAGGGACTGGGAGAACTCGAAACGATCATAGAGGTCAATGAAGAGTTCAACAAAGGCTCCGACACCCCGGTCTCTCCCAAGATAGGTGTACGCATACGTCTTCACAGTTCGGGCATCGGTATCTGGGCAAAAAGCGGCGGGTACACCTCTAAATTCGGCCTCACTTCGACCGAACTTCTCGAAGCCTACGGGATGCTCAAACAACACAAACTTCTTGACCGCCTCTGGATGATCCATTTCCATATCGGTTCACAGATGGGAGATATCGCACCTCTGAAAAAAGCGCTCAGGGAAGCGGGGAACATTTATGCCGAACTCAAGAGACGCGGTGCAGACAGCCTCACCGCCATCAATATCGGCGGCGGTCTGGCAGTCGAATACTCCCAGCACGGCAGCAGTATAGAGAGGAACTACTCTCTGCGTGAATTCGCCAATGACGTGGTCTATCTGATGCAGGAGATCGCCAAACGCAAAGGAGTAGCAGAACCCGACATCTTCACCGAATCGGGACGCTACATCGCCGCATCGCACTCCGTACTTATCGCACCTGTGCTTGAACTCTTTTCCCAGGAGTATCACAAAAAAGCACTGCGTCTCAAAGAGAACAACCCACCACTTGTTGAGGAACTTCACGACCTCTTCAACACCATCAACAGGAAAAATGCCAGAGAATACCTGCATGATGCCCTGGACCACATGGAGTCGCTGTTGACCCTTTTCGACCTGGGGTACATCGACCTTGAGGACCGTTCCAATACAGAGATACTGGTGAACCTCATTATCAAAAAAGCGATCTCGCTGCTTAGGAACGAAGGTTCGGATGAGCTCAAAAAACTCCAGGATCGCATACAGGAGAGATACCTGGTCAACTTTTCTCTCTTTCAGTCCCTGCCGGATTTCTGGGGACTCGCCCAGCACTTCCCCGTGATGCCGCTGGACAGACTCAACACTACCCCCACCAACCCGGCAAGTATC
Coding sequences:
- a CDS encoding UbiX family flavin prenyltransferase — translated: MKLVVAITGASGVALGKKFVDYLPEDIDAHVVVSDNAFTVESFENKKVTLHASGDIAASISSGSFKVDATAIIPCSMNTLAKIACGISDNLTTRVAAVALKEQKKLLLAPRELPFSAIALENMQKLASLGVIIAPPVMGYYSDASSLEEMEKFIIGKWYDVLGIPNELYTRWK
- the coaD gene encoding pantetheine-phosphate adenylyltransferase, which codes for MRRAIYPGTFDPITNGHLDIIKRACNMFDEIVVAVAASEAKKPMFSLEQRIQMAQASTRDFPKITVIGFDKLLVDLSDDLDANIVVRGLRAVSDFEYELQMGYANASLKKELETIYLMPSLQHAFVSSSVVRAILTYDGKVDHLLSEATYRMIQEYRK
- the tmk gene encoding dTMP kinase — its product is MYILFEGIDTCGKSTQMELLTQKHPGIITTHEPGGTAFGQQAREILLSDSLRSKRAELLLFLADRAEHYEEVVEPNHDKIVVSDRGFVSGIGYALANGDFDFDELVALNRFALKDHFPDRIILFMTDMETLKQRISEKELDGIELRGLEYLLRVQEHMKESILKLGIPHLFIDATDSIENIHQSILTYLKV
- the hisS gene encoding histidine--tRNA ligase; protein product: MINPLRGMKDLTFDEAQRFVHIVKTAITIAKRYGYSYIETPILEETALFKRSVGDSSDIVSKEMYQFEDKGGNDVCMRPEGTAGVVRAFISAKLDRQPVKQKFYYYGPMFRYERPQKGRLREFHQFGCESFGEASVYEDFTIIIMISQIFQALGIGFELKINSLGCPECMPPYRQNLVGFLTEISEDLCTDCNRRIGMNPIRVLDCKNEACQSLLKQSPKLIENLCEHCDTDFKKLTVLLDDAGIAYEVDTNLVRGLDYYNKTAFEFVSNEIGSQSAIAGGGRYDKLVEYLDGKPTPAVGFAIGIERIMELVQMPETKKEGYYMGAMIPEAIEKIIMLGNRKRATDKVTVEYSSKGFKSHMKGVDKANARYALLIGEDELKNGTVWLKDLETKEEKSILLSEV
- a CDS encoding ABC-type transport auxiliary lipoprotein family protein gives rise to the protein MKIVLLLGALLLSGCSFKEAPVMKVYALATPSITPVASAQYRNKILKVSYPVAVNEKLGDEMHYSYSLTDRGTYLNSRWANDVGRLLQGNIIQTLSQARLFKVVVPYTSDLDENLRLEAIVFDFSHHVRGEASYAVASIQFTLINAETGKLVKARRFSYREATPTTDAKGYMEATNRIMAKLSHDLVNWLR
- a CDS encoding MlaD family protein — encoded protein: MYSRVNYTIVGIFVLLFGAGLVAFTFWLAKYGIKNEYNLYKLQMTESVSGLSKDSTVRLRGVDVGRVSEIRINPDNIEQIEVFLKIRSDVPIKEDMTAHTEMLGITGLLAIEIDGGTNKSKLLKSENGEIPVIKTTPSWFDKTSKGIGSMAENLTDLLEKAEKLLSDENIETFDSILENTDKMTARVVDTLDEFNTTMQVYRDAVVKLNDDIHSASSNFARITDNTLPALKALQNATKNFNRFTMEAEKSLNRGDYNIKETFQPMLVDIGILTEQLTDLTRELQQSPSNVLFKSRKHRRGPGE
- a CDS encoding ABC transporter ATP-binding protein, whose amino-acid sequence is MNQGNVVIEVKDIVTRFGSRTVHDGVSLQIRENEIFAILGESGAGKSVLMKEMIMLLEPNAGEVTVLGKRLNGITYSDAQQLRREWGVLFQFGALYSSMTIAENIEVQLKEYTKISKAMRDKLVRSKIALVGLDEHVGALYPSELSGGMIKRAALARALAMEPKLLFLDEPTSGLDPVGARNFDALIVELRDMLGITVVMITHDLDSIFSIVDRMAILADQHVVAEGTLENVLQSQHPFVEDFFKNEYTKQKYVDKLEKNKVEDV
- a CDS encoding ABC transporter permease, encoding MNREYVTCREDPQQIRIVSKGEWTLATVPEIEKELKGIPMGKSVLWDLSGVEAFDSAGVLLFMEYYDKLKQKNAVELVGYSESQKEMYDLLRKHMIEKVPERKTSFFEELGKSTLVVLGDIKDLITFLGHLFFTLFNVLFHPRNIRIKEMVYHIHHSGFNALMIIGLTSFLVGMVIAYQGAVQLAKFGADIFIVDTVGISMVRELGPLMTAIVIAGRSGSAYTAEIGAMKITEEIAAMRTMGFDPYNFLVMPRIFALIVALPLLIFFSDIMGIFGGMVASQMELNISMAQFVDRLNEVLEVKHYILGMIKGPVFAFVIAAIGCFRGFQVSDNTESLGLQTTASVVNSIFLVIAFDALFSVIYTELNL
- the speA gene encoding biosynthetic arginine decarboxylase, with product MKNFGLNIWGDENFIIKEDTVNINHADQPSLLQITQEIREKGYKGPLLLRFPHLIKKQISTLFSTFEEAKKEFGYQGNFHAVFPLKVNQFPNFIHALIDVSQQYDYGLEAGSKAELIIAITKTPLGAPITVNGFKDKEMISLCFIAAKMGHNITVTIEGLGELETIIEVNEEFNKGSDTPVSPKIGVRIRLHSSGIGIWAKSGGYTSKFGLTSTELLEAYGMLKQHKLLDRLWMIHFHIGSQMGDIAPLKKALREAGNIYAELKRRGADSLTAINIGGGLAVEYSQHGSSIERNYSLREFANDVVYLMQEIAKRKGVAEPDIFTESGRYIAASHSVLIAPVLELFSQEYHKKALRLKENNPPLVEELHDLFNTINRKNAREYLHDALDHMESLLTLFDLGYIDLEDRSNTEILVNLIIKKAISLLRNEGSDELKKLQDRIQERYLVNFSLFQSLPDFWGLAQHFPVMPLDRLNTTPTNPASIWDITCDSDGEMGFNRELPLYLHDIDVGKEEYFLAFFLTGAYQEVLGMQHNLFTHPTECVINFNEDGGYHIDELIEAQNLMDVLDDLDYDTSIIDKALKTQIEESTLISQEEKRELLGKLYLYLSENSYLKTIQALNDKEQGQAK